tgtgaaatattaatgaattgcatttcagtaattgttcaacagtattatgatttacctaaatatacatacaaattagcaaaactaacttaaaacagcaaaaaccctaaaaggtataatcatttgggaattttaaattcaactttgggaaaaaaacatacttttttgcattgggattacctccttttaccggaggtagatttatagggggaaaAAGCCTTGGTAACTCTCTTGTGTATGGTAATGGACCCATAATGACTCTCTACAATTTCTCAAATTTTCTGTATTGATCATGTGCACTCTGTTTGCAAATGTCGCAATTTTTACTTTGGAAATAAATGTACCATAGCTGAACGAGCATGACCTTCTGTTAAAAATGGAGAATGCCAAAATCACACACTTATGCAGCaaagaaaacatatttgtttGATAATCATTACTCGTTTCTTACAAAAACAGTGCATTAACACTAAAACCAGCACTGCCAGCGGGATCTTGGGTCCTGGTAGCGCCACACAAACTGGACTGGTCGCTCAGATAGTTTTAGAAGTACACTTCTTGTATTAGAAGGCACTTCTCATTCTTACTTTACTTTTTGCAACACATCCTTGACCGTACCGTTTCTATTTTCTTActgtattatatttttacttcATGTTTCTTATTTCTTAACTGTTGCCTTTTCTTGTGTCATAGGGCTGAAGCTTAATGTGTTTAATTACAAGAGGgccttaaaatataaatatactatttccACCATACccgtgtttttcattttcttttatgctACATAGCCTTATTCAGTCATATTCCTATAATCCTATCCACTATAATGCTATCCACTGTACCGTTATCCCATTCCGTCCTGTACTGTTAGTTACTAACCTATATTAACTATTCACCCATGACGTTGCCTATTGTGCTCAGGTGACAAGTGCAATGCTTTGTTGCACTTGTCATTAGATCATTGTATGCAACGTTCTGTTTATGCATTAcatgcatttacttattattaaatatctttgatatttacatttgcagGTTAGTACATTATCTCAACCTTTTGAGTATTTGTTATAAGAATATCAAATAGCAGCacttattaattattaaatacatatgtatataggCAGCTATgcatttaggtatttttctacaTCAGTTCAATACACGGATTTGGGTAACCTTAGTCTGGAGTTGTTTACTTGTTTTAGTCAgtcattgtattgttttaatgaCAAATGCAATGCTTTGTTGCACTTGTCATTTGATCATTGTATGTAACGTTCTGTTTATGCATTAcatgcatttacttattattaaatatctttgatatttacatttgcagACTTTGTCCTTACGTCCACACATACGAACCCATATATTAATGCCGGCTTTGGGCTACGCCGACACTTGCGCACTGTTAAGTCATGGTCAATGTTGACAGTTTGACGTACAgtgtttggatttaacgtcgcaccgacacatgacaggtcatatatggcgactttccagctttaatggtggaggaagaccccaggtgcccctccgtgcattatttcatcacgtgcgggcaccttggtagaaccaccgaccttctgtaagccagctggatggcttcctcacatgaagaattcaatgcccaggTCAATGTAGATGTAGCAGCATGATGATTTTAAACTTTAGATAGGTGACATACCTATTAATAAAAGATAATTATTGTCACTTAAGTTGGAATAGACTGTTGCCTGCTGGAGCATATTATAAAGTTCTGTTGGTTCTATAAGTGCAAGACCCTCCATTTTGCACAATATAAAGATGTTATTGTTGTTACAAATAAACCTGACATGAATGCCTTAGAACACCTGTAGTAAACATACAGTTGAGCCAAAAATAGAGTTCTCCAAATATAATTATTGAAACGTAATGAAAGTTAATGATATACTATCAAAACAAGAATATCAGCGCTTTATATGatgtatttgtattcatttacgaatacttttttcattttcctACCTTTATTAAGGTTTTAATAGGTTATAAATAGTGCAAGTGTTGTTATGTGCGGAAGAATAAAGACACATGCGCGCACACATAAACGTACTTCCGTTTCCGGTGTTCTTGCCGTTTCATATTGTCTGCAAAACGCCGGTCaaagtaacatttaaaaatgCTTTCACGCGTTGCCAGACCAACTTCTTGCTTACTTAGCCGTGCATTTTCAACTACCCTACAGGTAAATATGTTAGATTCACCATGTCATTTCAAATGAGTTAAATTTTGCAGGAAGACAAGTTCGATTTTCAGCACGCTCGGATGcaagtttttaaagaaaatcggGATGCTGTAAATGACATTTGTGCGAAAGATACTTTCAGGGGATATATAAGCTTGTCAAGTCAAGCTATGGGTATTTGTAAGCATCAATTTTTCTTTAGAAATTGGCATGCATGACGAAACTGTCAAGTACACTGATTTGAAGGACATTGCAAAGGGAGACAACCAAAACACCCTTGACTGGCTTGAgtaaaggctatataccaattAAAGACATTGTTCTTTcatctttgtttcatataaaattcagctacttcagatcaattttgatccagtttctagattttcagtCCGTAGTAGacatattttccacaagatacATTAGCTTCcagaaaacaaattttgtatttttgtagaaaaaggggtgttgaattgTATGCAGTGAAATTTATGCAGTTAAGTCAGTTGAAGTctggtaccctcatattgccgcatttcataaaacggtccgcagaataaacaccctacttttgttttcaagGAAACAACTCTGAAACATGatatatgattatgaaattatACTTACTTATTTAGAAATCCATCAATGTAATGTAAGCTGCTAAGGCTTGTCAACATCAGACCAAACTAAGATCAAATTTGGCCAATTTGAAATGTTCATATGAAAGCATCATGTTtcttattttatgcaaaatacattTCAAGAGCGAAATATGATGCTCATTTGGCCCCCTGTTAACACGCAAATGCACTAAAATGGAAAAACTAGGATCTATTTATAagggaagcacatttttgaccgaattactgcaatataacctaAAACAGGGCAATGATTATTCAGTGCCTGTCCCAGAGTAATAAATTCCATATTTAGCATTCCTTaatgaatctgtatcaaacatgCTCCCTAGTTTTATgatttcaatcacatttttaaataaagatttttcaaaatctttaatCAGACTTTTTAAAATGATGCAGATATGTTCActaaacaggtcccagaaaagtcacaaattagctatatatagctagaattaGCTATGAAACAAATAACAGTAGTAatgaaaatatgtgaaaatcaaatgcaaaaagGTCATTATTGCCAACCAATGGTTTATAAGATCAAAGgcaataacagaaaaacaagatCTTtgcagtcacattttcaatatttgcagCAGTTTAAGTAATTGAACTAATTTGAAGAATGTGTCACTTGTGAGAATCATCATTGTATGAGACAAATTTAGTAATGACATCACAGAAATTTACAAcatgcagagctccagataagctgcgtatttgcgcaATTGaagttgcagaaaacccaattggattcatacagtgtgcgttaTGAAACGCAATTGAAATTCCTAATACCctgtttattataaattattggCGCATCGCATTTTCCGTATTATAAAACAGGTatgagactttaacgctagacaaCAGACTGGTTATATGTTATGGCAGAACAGGTTGATATTCCACTTCTAGTACTAAAAGAGGTcacagaaaaaacatttttgcagcacaaacaaacaaaatagaaagATATTTTGTTGTTCCACAAAGACAGTTATCAGTTTGTGATGATATAGTGTCACCGAGACTGGCCGACATCTTATGGGGAGAGCACATTTTGCGGTGAAaacacatcgttcgggatattgtggatgaattaATCTCCAACTGCAttcaaaagtgcaaaaaaaaaacacgatggAACAAAAGTATCCCAGAAAACATAAAAAGATTGGTTAATGATATATGCTGTAAGCATGCTTCATCCAGTGCAatttaaactacaaaaaaaaataatactgcaTTGTTTGTGCGAGTGAAATACCCATTTGCATGAGTGAGCTTGAGCCATTACCCAGTCAGCACCCAAACATCAGTCATTTTCAACTATTTCAGAACTTTACCTTTACACAAGATAAATATGTGTCCACTAAGTGGCTAAAACAGTGGttgaaaataataacattttctgGAGCAGAAAGTATCACATTACTATTAGCACCAGTAGGAGGGGTTGGTTTGGTGATGCCCAAGGCCAGTGCTCCAGATAAGTTGCGTATTTGACGCTCAGGAAATATTACATTATGCACAtgttttttattatgccccccttcgaagggtatatattgttttgcagatgtctatCAGTATGTAAACCAATCCgtttccaaatgataactcaagtacgctttggcctaggatcatgaaagttgatggggaggttggtcatgaccagcagaatagcagatgacccctattgattttgaggtcagcatatcaaaggtcaaggtcacagtgacccagaaaagtgtaacggtttccggatgataacacaagaacgcttgggcctaggatcatgaaacttgatagggagattcattggtcttgaccagcaaatgaccccctattgattttgaggtcaataggtcgaaggtcaaggtcacagtgacccagaacagtgaaacggtttccagataacaactcaagaaagcttgggcctaggatcatgaaacttgatagggaggttgatcatgatcagtagatgacccctattgatattgagatcacttaaggtcaagatcaaggtcacagttacccggaacagttaaacagtttcggGATGATACCTCAAGatcacttgggcctaggatcataaaagttggtagggaggttggtcatgaccagcagatgacccctgttgattttgaggtcagtaggccaaaggtcaaggtcacattaaccaggaacagttaaaccatttcaggacgataacttgagaatgcttagacctaggatcacaaaacttaaagggaggttgatcatgaccagcaaatgacccctgctgattttgagatcaataggtcaaaggtcaaggtcacattgacccagaacagaatttttttgtacagtgaccaaataatttctgttccttgtgcaattactaaatgcatcaaggggggcatttcgtgttctacgagctcttgttatcttTACGAACAATTTACACCTATTTATGGCTTCAAAAGAAAATTACGCAAATAATGAGAACTTTCCTCAGCTGAAAAGCATGTTTCAGCAAAGCTATCGTCCCACCATGTTGTGCAGGATGTAATGGACAATTTTTAAGGAATGgttaaaaacaacaataaaatttgaaagatggGCGTCTTTTTCTCTGTGGCAAGAGTTTTCAgcttaaattttatttgtaaagcaAACAAAGTTGAAAACAGAGGTTAtgtaattattaaaaatatgccATTAACTGGAATATTGTTTAAACATCTCAGGTACCCCTGACTTTGTTAGTATTTTCCAATTTACAGCCATGTTTTTAGAACTTAGGGTACATTTTTGTAATTACCCCAAGTgtcaaaaaattatctggagcacTGAAGGTTTTTACTTATGCGCATGACATCAGTTAACCAGAATGCATTTTGAAGACAGTACCATACATAGATACAACACACATCAAATACATAATACAGACATACGCACGCATGCATGCAGTTGTATATATAATTGTTGAATTCTATTTTTCCAGACAAATTCAAATGTAGCTGTGCTAGGTGCCAGTGGGGGGATTGGACAGCCCCTGTCTCTTCTTCTTAAGATGTCTCCATTTGTGTCAAGGCTTAACCTATACGATATTGCCCACACCCCAGGTGTAGCAGCAGATCTTAGTCACATATCAACAAAGGCACAAGTAAAGGGGTTCCTTGGACCAGAACAGCTAGATGATTGTCTTAAAGGGGCAGAAGTTGTACTAATTCCTGCTGGTGTGCCAAGAAAACCAGGTAATACTACAGCAGTAACATAATTTCTGTAACACATAAAATTGAATATAGCTTCCATAGATTTAAGCTATTATAATATGAATGAttcaaaaagatatatttatttcaatagaaCATTTTCAGTGCGGCATTTCactgttatacaaaaatatttatagcCTATTTAAAGGAATAGAACCTGAGTTCCTGTTGATAGTATTTTAGCAATTACTTGTAATGTGATTTTACTGAGTACAATTATAAATTGCAGGGATGACTAGAGATGACTTATTCAACACAAATGCATCCATTGTGAGAGATTTAGTGAGAGCTTGTGCTAAAACTTGTCCCAAAGCCATGATCTGTGTAATAACCAATCCAGTATGTATGACATTTTATCCCTTTTCTTTGcttttgaatttataaatatattctataGTTCTATTTAGAAGGCAGAATTTAGATTTATGTTTCAAGAATCTACTGTTATGTAGTatatcaaattaacaaaaatCGAGTTTGCAGTGCTTGATTTTTAGAAGTCTGGGCAGCACTGCAAAATACAGCAGGCTGCAGTTTACTGTTGAGGTAAAAACACTCTTAAGGTTTTGGAGTATATCgccaaaatacagaaatatttgatagacaaacaacatctttaccaacaatctacctgaccatttcatgttctgccatactgtccagtacgatggatacttaaaatatttgaaaaagttatccccctttaaaaatgaatgccatttgcaaagaaataaaaaataaataaacgtgGAAAAATACGTTCCACCTAGTATATGAAATTGCAACATGGGGACATTACtgcaaatacattaaaatgaacatgtatgtaatagttctttgaaaatggtgtttttaaaggtgtttaactGTCCAAAAATGTGGCCCCTTTATGTAGTCCTTTTCTGGAATTGAATGTATATATcttatcagtaaactgacaattgttttatagagtaatatacatgttttatatgcttatcaattttcatgtgaaataaCCCTTTCTTTCCATGATTTGGTGCTGTTTGATCTTTTTATGCCCCGGAAGGTGGGCatatattaaaatcgcactgtccgtgcgtgcgtccatgtaaattcttgtccgggctgtaactcttgccgtcaatgaagggattttgaaattacattgcataaatgttcatcataatgagacgacatgtcatgcgcaagacccagacctagctccaaggtcacacttagaggtcaaaggttaacagggtctgttgcgtgtcctgtccataactctgccatccatgaagggattttgaaataacttggcataaatgtttaccataatcgtgagacaatgtgtcatgcgcaagacccagacccctagctccgaggtcaaggtcagacttagaagtcaaaggttaacagggtctgttttcgTCTGACCCCTAGCTCTAAcatcaagatcacacttagaggttaaaggttaacatggtccatttcttgtccggtccataactctgccatcagtgaagggatttcaaaataacttggcataaatgctctGGGGCATTtatcactaatagtgacagctcttgtttttagctcgactatacaaagtatggagagctgtcatactcaacccggcgtcggcgttcTTCCACGCCTGTCactttggttgaagttttgatgcactttcactttatcactgtaattacttgatggatttctttcaaacttaaaatagttattcctcatcatctcccacatcatatggcacaagagccataactctcccaccaatatttcatgaattatttcccctttttacttggaatttcaggttaaagttttgatgcactttcactctatctcagttattattaaatggatttgattcagatttaaaataattgttccatatgagctgttatctgtgacatagaatgatattatttggcacaaaacTTGTCTAGTATGTCCTAGTATGTCCAAACAAAGCTCTTTGtcatcaaaattgagttattgtcACATAAAAGATATCAGTGTTGCACTTAATCGAAGTGGTATAAAATTTTGTGTCAGCTGTGTAAGTTTGGTCAGTACCTGATAACAATTTTCACAACTGCACATTTTAATACCACCACCCATTAACTGAACATTACAGAAAGTttgcatgaattatgtcccttttatactcaATAAAAATGTTGATACACTTactctttatctctgttattacttaatacatttgacataaacttaagctattgtccaatatcttgttccacattggagtcattaaacactccagtgacagctccagcttcctcagatgtgccaagttttactatccagcatcgaaatagtcgagcgcgctgtctcctgtcacgtgtgacagctcttgtttctcaaaatgtaaggctaagtgtaaagatatttttcattctTAGCTTGTCTATTTGTCTTCCCATATGTAGGGAGATATTTTGATTTCATGCTATCTGTCACAAAAATTTGTCTGGACTGTTTCTCTGACACTACTGATAGGATTTCAACCAAACTGTGTAGAAATGTTCAGTACTAGTGTTAGTGTTGCATTTCATCAGCATAAAATTTGCCAGTTGAAGGGTTCTAAAATGGAGGAGTTATAGTTGCATCACTTTACTTACAGGTAAACTCAACTGTTCCCATTGCATCTGAAGTAATGAAAGAAGAAGGTGTTTATGATCCAAAAAGAATTTTTGGTGTTACAACCCTGGATGCTGTTAGAGCTAGCACATTTATTGCAGAAGCTAAGGTAATATAGTGTAGTTTATTATTGCAAATTATATCCTGTGTATCTATTCagtttttcatgaacattttaatataatgttttattaagGTCTCTGAATATAGAAACTATTAAACAATTGCAGCTTAAGAAGTAgcagctgtatttttcaataaaatgttatattaattATAAGTATGGTAGTAGCTGGAAATTACCTGGTAAAACCAATTGAGGCAAAACTTGTCTTAAAATTAGCTGTTACAGTTTgttgttttgaagaaaaagtgttaaaaaattAACATATCTATGAATATTGATTATTTTGTGGAATgcttttgaacaaattatgaaaaacaacattGAACACAGAGAGATATACTTGTATGTTTGTACAGGATTTACATGTGAAGTCAGTCAGTCTACCAATTATTGGAGGACACAGTGGTGTAACGATAGTGCCATTGATATCACAGTGCACACCTCCTGTCTCCTTCCCACAGGTAACACTAGTTTCAGATATCTTTAAGCGATAGTAAACATTTTTGTTAGGTTTGGTATTAAGAGTTTACAGAAATGTACCACTGATACACTGTTTAATCACTGACGATGGAGGGATCTCAGTGGCATAATGGTTCAGGTCtctgaaatttggaacacttgcCTGTCAGCAATGTGAGCCTCACTCActtgaattctacatgtgaggaagtcatccagctggcaggttggtggttctacccagatgtccACCCATGATTAAATAGTGctcagaggggcacctggagtcttcctccaccatcaaagctggaaagtcacagTATGACCATAATTGTGATtttgcgatgttaaacccaacaaaaccaaACCAAAACTGATAATTGAATGGGAAAACCTGTAACACTTGATGATATTGATTTCAACAAGAAGTCTCACCTTTTTCTCTTCTTTAATCCACACATCTTGTTTGCTTTTTATTATCCAGCAGTTAAAAGATCTTTGAAATTAAGTATgtactatgtacatgtattagtaGAATCTTGTTCATcagtaattttaaataaaatatgtctgGTTTATGTTTAGTAGCTGTGGTATCATTAATATTTTGGGGGAATAATTTTTGAGGATTTCATTGCAACAACAAACTTGAAatctttttattcaaaattgcaTGGACCAGCTAAAACCACAATTTCACACCTACAAAATGAAGTGATTTCAGTATTAGTGCTGCTGTAGTATTAAACTTACATATAGTATGCAACCTTACAGTTCATCATGTATTTGAAAATTGATTCATTTTTCGGTTTTAATTTGTAGGATACTCGTGAGAAATTAACAGTTAGGATACAGAATGCTGGAACTGAAGTTGTGGAGGCCAAGGCTGGAGCTGTAAGTGTTGTTGAGTCTGTATAGCACCTGGGAAATACTAAATAaatttggggcctccgtggccgagtggttagagtcgttgacttcaaaccatttgcccctcatcgatgtgggttcgaaacctcatttggggcgtagaattcttcacgtgaggaagccatccagctggcttacggaaggtcggtggttctacccaggtgcccgctcgtgctgaaattgtgcacggaggggcacctggggtcttcctccaccattaaagctggaaagtcgccatatgacctaaaattgtgtcggtgcgacgttaaacccaacaaaaaaaaaaaaaaaaaaaaaactaaataaatttaTCAGTTAGATAATAGCTCGAAAGGAATTCTTCTATATTAAAAGTATGTTCAAATGATTCTACTGGTCTGCAGTTCAGGGGAGCCACAGATAAAGCTTTCCTCTCATGAGCCACATGATGTATGGTTGCTTAATTTGATGAGAAATATTACTGTAGATGATGGTCCCTCCTGACTGCACATAGAagcttaaaaatagaaatagagtcTTTGAAAGACTTCGAATGAACTGCTGAAtagatgttcatgaaacttggtctgggACCTCTATGACAGATTTAAGGGTAGCTTGCTTGAATCATTTGCACGTCATTGCTGTAGGTTCAACATAACGTTGGGGTTAAGAATGAATGATTCTGTCCACACCCATGCCTCAAATGATGCAGTGGGGGAATCTTCCTCCCTCatccatcaaaagctggaatgcTGCTGTAAGATCCTGATTGAACAAGTACATTTTGTACTTGTAAACAGCACAACATAATTTACAACTGTGcagtaaacttttttttaacattgtttaGGTTGCATTTACTGCACAAATTTCAGAATGAACTTTCATGATGAAGTGTTAGATGTCACATATTCCAGTTTAAATCCTTGTTAGGTGACCATGGTGATTTCAGAGCACCTTTCAtgtatatatgagccatgccatgagaaaaccaacataatgcatttgcaaccagcatgatccagaccagcctgtgcagtctggtcaggatccatgctgttcgctaactgtttctgtaattgcaatagactttgaaagcaaacagcatggatcctgactgcgcagtctggtcttgatccatgctggtcgcaaacacacttcgttggttttgtcatggcgctgCTCTTATATAAATTGACATTAGTATTTGTGGGGacaattttctttgaatttgtgGATCCATTAAATCAGAGTCCATTGAACATGTgcagtttcatttcatttaatctttaaaagTTGATATCCATAAATCTAAATCCCAATGAAATTGCTGGTCTGTCcaaaacaacagaatttta
The genomic region above belongs to Mercenaria mercenaria strain notata chromosome 12, MADL_Memer_1, whole genome shotgun sequence and contains:
- the LOC128547285 gene encoding malate dehydrogenase, mitochondrial-like, with product MLSRVARPTSCLLSRAFSTTLQTNSNVAVLGASGGIGQPLSLLLKMSPFVSRLNLYDIAHTPGVAADLSHISTKAQVKGFLGPEQLDDCLKGAEVVLIPAGVPRKPGMTRDDLFNTNASIVRDLVRACAKTCPKAMICVITNPVNSTVPIASEVMKEEGVYDPKRIFGVTTLDAVRASTFIAEAKDLHVKSVSLPIIGGHSGVTIVPLISQCTPPVSFPQDTREKLTVRIQNAGTEVVEAKAGAGSATLSMAYAAAKFAENLMEAMGGADNKVECAFVRSDVIDGVTYFANPLLLGENGVEQNLGAGKLIDYEKKLVDEAVGELKANIKKGEEFVTASKK